A stretch of DNA from Thermotoga sp.:
AGTGCCGGATGGAACCTTTCGGTGATGACGATCGATGAACTCTTTATCTCTTCAAGCACGTCTCCGCCTGCTCTAAGAGGGGGAAGATGCTGGCAATCCTTTGAAAAAGCGCTTGAAAGAACAAAATCGTCTATTCCATGGTCTCTCAGGCTCCTCAGTACATGAGATATGTCTATGGGTTTTTTCAAAAAGAAAACGGCCTTCTTCTCTTTCCTTTCTTCTGTTTCATCGTTCATGAGATAGAGTATCGAAGGATCTGTCCCCAACCACGCATTTCCACCCATCGCTTTGACGTACCTGTAAGAAACTGGTTCTCTTGCTATGAAGATCGCGTTCCTGTGTGTCACCACGTCGTGAACGAGCCTCTTTGAAACGTCCCTCCTCACGGGGCCTATGCTGTTTCCAAAGAAAATAAGGGGCTTTTTCATGAGAAGCGACGCCTTGGACAGGTAGTAATAGTAGAGAATGCTTCGAAAGCTTGTCACGTCCTGGAGTAATCCTCCTCCGCCGGCCATCGAGATCTGCGATCTCTTCAAAAAAGAAAACAGTTTCGGGGAGAATCTGTCCACAGACGTCACTCCCATCGATTTTTTTCCCTTTGGAAGGGGCGTGTATATGGTTCCAAAATCCATTTCTTTCAAAAGATCCACACACGCCCTGAACATGAGTTCGTCTCCGAAGTTACCAAAGCCGTAATACCCCCACAGAAAGGCAGTAGCCAAGGAAAACCACCTCATTCTGTAGAAGAATACTCTTGGAGAATTATACTACACGAGGTGAAAGGATGATAACGAATCTTTCAGACAGTGTTTTCGTGATAGGAACGGGAGTATCTTCGAACAGCGTCCTCGTGTGCGGAAAGAGAGTGTGTGTTCTCTTCGACACGACCCTCTTTCCAGAGAAGGCAAGAAAGATCAAAGAATTCGCGCTGGAGGTGCTAAAGAAAGAAATCATCGCCGTTTTCAACACTCACTACCATCCAGATCACACCTTTGGAAACGAAGTTTTCGACAGGATAATAGCCCATTCACTGACTAAAGAGTCCTTGAGCAAAGTGGACGAAGAGTTCATGGAAAGAATCGGTGTGAAAGTATCCATGAAACTCCCGACGGAGACGTTCGAGGGCAGAGAGTCCTACAAATTCGGAGATATCACCGTGGAAGCTGTCAACCTTGGTGGACACACACCGGACTCTTCCATTTTCATCTTGAGGAACGAGAGAGTTATCGTGTGCGGAGATCTCCTCACCACGGGAATCCATGCCGAGATGGTTGCAGACAGTGATCTGTCAACATGGATCGAGGCACTGGAAGAAATGGAAAGGGCAGGTGCATACTACTACGTGCCAGGGCATGGAAGGGTGGGAACACTTCAGGATGTGAGAGAGATG
This window harbors:
- the csaB gene encoding polysaccharide pyruvyl transferase CsaB, which translates into the protein MATAFLWGYYGFGNFGDELMFRACVDLLKEMDFGTIYTPLPKGKKSMGVTSVDRFSPKLFSFLKRSQISMAGGGGLLQDVTSFRSILYYYYLSKASLLMKKPLIFFGNSIGPVRRDVSKRLVHDVVTHRNAIFIAREPVSYRYVKAMGGNAWLGTDPSILYLMNDETEERKEKKAVFFLKKPIDISHVLRSLRDHGIDDFVLSSAFSKDCQHLPPLRAGGDVLEEIKSSSIVITERFHPALVAAYFEIPFVIVDCQKARRFFRRYTKEDFFFSKRNPLEISLKASVALKKKLNLRERLRKDAVEMKEFLKDTLGRW
- a CDS encoding MBL fold metallo-hydrolase; protein product: MITNLSDSVFVIGTGVSSNSVLVCGKRVCVLFDTTLFPEKARKIKEFALEVLKKEIIAVFNTHYHPDHTFGNEVFDRIIAHSLTKESLSKVDEEFMERIGVKVSMKLPTETFEGRESYKFGDITVEAVNLGGHTPDSSIFILRNERVIVCGDLLTTGIHAEMVADSDLSTWIEALEEMERAGAYYYVPGHGRVGTLQDVREMKDYIAKILRLKKGSIPHSELLRDPNFLSREHPELLEWGLENIIR